A region of Aquarana catesbeiana isolate 2022-GZ linkage group LG08, ASM4218655v1, whole genome shotgun sequence DNA encodes the following proteins:
- the LOC141105299 gene encoding cyclin-dependent kinases regulatory subunit 1, with amino-acid sequence MSAKNIYYSDKYDDESFEYRHVMLPKDIAKLVPKTHLMSETEWRNLGVQQSQGWVHYMIHEPEPHILLFRQPLPTKKL; translated from the coding sequence ATGTCCGCCAAGAATATTTATTATTCCGACAAATATGACGACGAGAGCTTCGAGTACCGGCACGTCATGTTACCGAAGGACATTGCCAAGCTGGTACCGAAGACCCACCTGATGTCCGAGACGGAGTGGAGGAATCTGGGGGTGCAGCAGAGCCAGGGCTGGGTGCACTACATGATCCATGAGCCCGAGCCGCACATTCTGCTCTTCCGCCAGCCCCTCCCCACCAAGAAGCTGTAA